Proteins encoded together in one Camelina sativa cultivar DH55 chromosome 9, Cs, whole genome shotgun sequence window:
- the LOC104712359 gene encoding nucleolar protein 10-like, protein MTSYGDRLKSTSINGVKLYHVSSAPNVATWLNPKKQRALRKNPHYMQRVELIQELKFETATTRIKATPDGEYLIASGIYPPQVKVYELGQLALKFERHLDSEIVDFEILDDSFSKLAFLCADRSIYLHAKYGKHHSLRIPRMGRDMTYDPWSCDLLCAASSPDLYRINLEQGRFLSPFSTQSPALNVVSRSTLHGLVACGGEDGAVEFFDTRTKSSAARINAVSHGGDAAAEVTAIEFDNSEGLQVAVGSSAGKVFIYDLRTSTPIRVKDHMYESPILSIKWQRTLNTQQPKLITTDKHIVRIWDPNTGEGMTSIEPTHGGINDICVFPGSGLMLLALDSSLIPSYFIPELGTAPKWCSPLENLTEELEESGQTTIYENYKFVTKEDLEKLQLTHLIGTDLLKAQMHGYFMNHHLYKKALAVAQPFAYDDYLERKKQEKLEADRTQRITKKRRLPKVNRELAARLLAEDEEEETQTAEDEEAAKKVSKKKKTMLSSEILKDVRFQGLFDNPEFEIDKESYEYGVLHPVASSKKQPSLLEEHFEAVSDDDENSDSDASQSSDDEADNGDVTRPSKKGKTPKLFEVKDERHAEAFYNRTSLAKEDRLPMGERVKAMENRRGNFGGSKDIKFGPGGSREISFKARSSSKYKEDRDDEEEDGQRNKRRGVQSLGLKSDNIRGGFRGRGGGGFRGRGGGGSRGRGGRGSGFRGRGGRGGRGRGRG, encoded by the exons ATGACGTCTTATGGAGACAGACTGAAGTCGACCTCCATTAATGGAGTCAAGTTATACCATGTTTCTTCTGCACCCAATGTTGCGACTTGGCTTAATCCTAAAAAGCAACGAGCTCTCCGCAAAAACCCAC ATTATATGCAAAGAGTGGAGCTGATTCAGGAGTTGAAGTTTGAGACTGCCACTACTAGAATCAAAGCAACTCCAGACGGAGAGTATCTGATTGCTTCTG GGATATATCCACCACAGGTCAAAGTTTATGAGCTAGGTCAGCTTGCTTTGAAGTTTGAGAGGCATTTAGACTCGGAGATAGTTGATTTCGAG ATATTGGATGATAGCTTCTCGAAGCTTGCCTTCTTATGTGCTGATCGTTCTATTTATCTACATGCCAAGTACGGGAAACACCACAGTTTACGGATTCCAAG GATGGGGAGAGATATGACATATGATCCCTGGTCTTGTGATCTGCTTTGTGCTGCTTCCTCACCTGATCTATACAGAATCAATTTGGAGCAG GGAAGGTTTCTCTCTCCTTTCAGTACTCAATCCCCAGCGCTTAATGTTGTTTCTCGAAG CACCCTCCATGGATTAGTCGCTTGTGGTGGTGAAGATGGTGCTGTGGAATTTTTTGATACGAGAACTAAGTCATCTGCTGCTAGAATTAACGCGGTTTCGCATGGTGGTGATGCTGCGGCG GAGGTTACCGCTATAGAGTTCGATAACAGTGAAGGTCTTCAAGTAGCTGTCGGGAGTAGTGCGGGAAAG GTATTCATATACGACTTGCGTACGTCAACTCCCATTAGAGTGAAGGATCACAT GTACGAGAGTCCAATTTTGAGTATTAAGTGGCAACGGACTCTTAATACTCAACAACCTAAGTTGATAACCACTGACAAGCACATTGTTAGAATATGGGATCCAAACACG GGAGAAGGTATGACCAGCATTGAACCGACTCATGGAGGAATAAACGACATTTGTGTGTTCCCTGGAAGCGGACTTATGCTTTTAGCTTTAGACTCTAGCCTAATCCCATCTTACTTCATACCTGAACTCGGTACTGCCCCCAAATGGTGTTCTCCTCTTGAAAATCTTACG GAAGAGCTGGAGGAAAGTGGACAGACAACTATTTATGAGAATTACAAATTTGTGACAAAGGAAGATCTGGAGAAGTTGCAGCTAACTCATTTGATTGGAACAGATCTTTTGAAAGCACAAATGCATGGGTATTTTATGAATCACCATTTGTACAAAAAG GCTTTAGCAGTGGCTCAACCTTTTGCATATGATGATTACTTAGAACGTAAAAAGCAAGAGAAGTTAGAAGCGGACCGTACGCAGAGAATCACA aagaagagaaggttacCAAAGGTTAACCGAGAACTCGCAGCAAGGCTTCTTGcggaagatgaagaggaggaaaCGCAAACTGCCGAGGATGAGGAGGCTGCCAAAAAagtgtcaaagaagaagaaaactatgCTTAGTAGCGAAATTCTTAAAGACGTTCGGTTTCAAGGGTTGTTCGATAATCCG GAATTCGAAATTGATAAGGAATCATATGAATATGGTGTCCTACACCCTGTTGCTTCTTCTAAGAAGCAACCTTCTTTGTTAGAAGAACACTTTGAAGCTGTATCAGATGATGACGAGAACAGTGATTCTGATGCATCACAGTCTTCAGATGATGAAGCCGACAATGGAGACGTAACTAGGCCAAGCAAGAAAGGCAAAACTCCAAA GCTGTTTGAAGTGAAAGATGAGCGTCACGCAGAAGCGTTTTACAATCGCACTTCACTGGCTAAAGAAGACCGTCTTCCTATGGGTGAGCGTGTCAAGGCCATGGAGAACCGGCGTGGCAACTTTGGAGGCTCGAAAGATATCAAATTCGGTCCTGGAGGATCCCGGGAGATTTCTTTCAAGGCAAGAAGCTCTTCGAAATACAAAGAAGATAGagacgatgaggaagaagatggtcaAAGAAACAAGAGGAGAGGAGTTCAGTCTCTTGGACTGAAATCAGATAATATTAGGGGCGGTTTCAGAGGTAGAGGAGGTGGTGGTTTTAGGGGGAGAGGAGGTGGCGGTTCCCGGGGAAGAGGTGGGCGTGGTAGCGGTTTCCGGGGAAGAGGTGGCCGTGGTGGCCGTGGAAGAGGCCGGGGGTGA
- the LOC104712361 gene encoding ribosomal RNA small subunit methyltransferase NEP1-like, with translation MVRPYGIKVNKRKERTERYDKEEDEEEEQPKFEQKKKAGESSKKAKKANTPIAEEDNEENEITEEEEEEEEEAATAEDIVGGIPIVLKDRSTDRPGVVFVLEKASLEVAKVGKTYQLLNSDDHAHFLKKNDRNPADYRPDITHQALLMILDSPVNKAGRLKAVYVRTEKGVLFEVKPHVRIPRTFKRFAGIMLQLLQKLSITAVGNREKLLRCIKNPVEIHLPVNSRKIGFSHSSEKLVNMQKHLTTVCNDTDTVFVVGAMAHGKIDCDYIDDFVSISGYPLSAAYCISRICEALSTNWNII, from the exons ATGGTGAGGCCGTATGGGATTAAAGTGAAcaagagaaaggagagaacAGAGAGGTAtgataaggaagaagatgaagaagaggagcaaCCAAAGTTTgagcaaaagaaaaaggcaGGTGAGAGTTCGAAGAAGGCTAAGAAAGCAAACACTCCGATAGCAGAGGAAGATAATGAAGAGAATGAAAtaactgaggaagaagaagaagaagaagaagaagcagcaacagCAGAGGATATTGTTGGAGGTATACCTATTGTCCTTAAGGATCGTAGCACGGACAGGCCTGGAGTTGTTTTTGTGCTTGAGAAGGCCTCTCTTGAAGTTGCCAAAGTTGGAAAG ACTTACCAGCTACTAAACTCGGATGATCATGCtcatttcttgaaaaaaaatgaCAGGAATCCAGCTGATTACCGACCAGATATCACTCATCAG GCTCTTCTTATGATTCTGGATAGTCCAGTTAATAAGGCTGGGAGGTTGAAAGCAGTATATGTTAGAACAGAAAAAGGTGTCCTTTTTGAAGTTAAGCCGCATGTTCGTATACCTAGAACCTTCAAACGATTTGCCGGGATCATGT TGCAATTGCTACAAAAGCTGAGCATTACTGCAGTTGGCAACCGTGAGAAACTTTTAAGGTGTATCAAGAACCCTGTCGAAATTCATTTACCGGTTAACTCCCGGAAAATAG GCTTCTCGCACAGCTCTGAAAAGCTTGTCAATATGCAGAAACACCTAACTACTGTCTGTAATGATACAGACACAGTTTTTGTG GTCGGCGCAATGGCACATGGGAAAATAGATTGTGACtatattgatgattttgtgtCAA TTTCAGGGTATCCATTGAGCGCAGCCTACTGTATCTCAAGAATCTGCGAGGCATTATCAACAAATTGGaatattatataa